A portion of the Clupea harengus chromosome 18, Ch_v2.0.2, whole genome shotgun sequence genome contains these proteins:
- the LOC116224748 gene encoding uncharacterized protein LOC116224748, with translation METSTSSEADLKLLALSKDTQDVQPPDVQTFPLPEKWKTTFSSAEIRITDATSDALYLFLHSKSNGDTKEITQEGATSSSVTELKHSQTSSETQIPKEIKNDTATEKHFCQVVYNGLKNQGATCYLNSALQVLFMTKEFREVVERLQITSNDNEVHYQLQQLFENLKGDHKCVSTVKITKSLSIKNVFEQQDAVEWFEKILSVVSPDASQVRTADKNSRFNAAKLSKEVPHKLQQGPKKVLNKQQQSSKKVPPKLQPLIKKPNHNRLPSLTPGTVLVLHTRRHQGKRVVFLKDLPSGLLLFTGPFVLNRVPLSRASPKSVTATATKVDVSGLRIPETLTDTSFKRRRQRKPESEGEEGLEMGVKRLRIAEQWKRDQRAVDSQVLNCIRKVPWVRRFLSSEPYQRGLLKSWINWMISLSLLVMFHRDAVNMDLLVFDSMM, from the exons ATGGAGACGTCTACATCCTCGGAAGCGGACTTGAAACTACTGGCTCTGTCAAAGGACACGCAAG aTGTCCAGCCTCCAGATGTCCAAACCT TTCCATTGCCTGAGAAATGGAAAACCACATTCAGTTCTGCTGAGATAAGAATTACTGATGCAACGTCAGATGCATTATATCTATTCCTTCATTCAAAATCCAATGGAGACACCAAGGAGATTACCCAGGAAG gagCAACCAGCTCCAGTGTCACTGAATtaaaacacagtcaaacatcctCTGAGACACAA ATCCCTAAGGAAATCAAGAACGACACAGCTACTGAAAAACATTTCTGCCAAGTTGTGTACAACGGCTTGAAAAATCAAGGAGCAACCTGCTACCTGAACTCAGCTTTGCAGGTCCTCTTTATGACCAAAGAATTCAGAGAGGTGGTAGAAAG GTTGCAGATCACATCAAATGACAATGAGGTCCATTACCAACTACAACAACTATTTGAAAATCTAAAAGGTGATCACAAATGTGTATCTACTGTCAAAATAACCAAAAGTCTCTCAATTAAAAATG TTTTTGAACAGCAAGATGCAGTGGAGTGGTTCGAGAAAATCCTGAGTGTGGTGTCACCAGATGCCTCTCAG GTGAGAACAGCAGACAAGAACAGCAGATTCAATGCAGCCAAATTGTCCAAGGAGGTTCCCCATAAACTACAACAAGGTCCCAAGAAGGTtctcaataaacaacaacaaagttcCAAGAAGGTTCCCCCTAAACTACAGCCTTTAATAAAGAAGCCAAACCACAACCggctcccctctctcacccctgggactgtgcttgtcctTCACACTCGGCGCCACCAGGGAAAGCGGGTGGTGTTTCTCAAAGACCTCCCCAGCGGCTTGCTTCTCTTCACCGGCCCTTTCGTCCTAAACAGAGTCCCTCTGAGCAGGGCGTCCCCAAAGTCTGTCACTGCCACGGCTACCAAGGTGGACGTATCTGGGCTGAGGATCCCAGAGACACTAACTGACACGTCTttcaagaggaggagacagaggaagcctgagagcgaaggagaggagGGCCTGGAAATGGGGGTAAAGAGGCTCCGCATAGCAGAGCAGTGGAAGAGGGACCAGAGGGCCGTGGACTCCCAGGTCCTTAACTGTATTAGGAAGGTTCCTTGGGTGAGGAGGTTCCTGAGCTCTGAACCGTACCAACGTGGTCTGTTGAAG